The following are from one region of the Falco biarmicus isolate bFalBia1 chromosome 1, bFalBia1.pri, whole genome shotgun sequence genome:
- the ZNF750 gene encoding zinc finger protein 750, whose translation MSLLKERKPKKPHYIPRPPGKPFKYKCFQCPFTCNEKSHLFNHMKYGLCKNSITLVSEQDRVIKCPKTSSLEPKQINQLESTVKPTSSKSVTNGLSNLDSKPQYPFAKEDAKENVELQNQATSTAIQGQKPVMQKELNPASTTAESAISMQPLLDSIVRPSAFVPVGEHRDSKGPETSEVSDIVSLSNKSSPFHTKSAFHAPSHPWKAGSPFLPEFPHKVAPTKGFGSISPYMQPMIPDYSPHFYEHRLAIYTPYLLPGNSECESSALSVYGTQDQRHFLPHPGPLPKPINPSAYEHYRLFQQYHSTPPIPYGFCRPTDPFYRFSHVAGINRDQNSHLMEETTLLYPASLSPSQQYPLSSHKKQADYEKEMTLLHAKSHSKDDQNERENAKMSPLAGSAATGSPGRPSPTNFTQTSHACEGLFDLSNKSSSTSLGKYDQPEENFTAFKPVRKSTDQPTPLQSVQTQQDRGDSPTSINVTDEDSHTQNESHNNEGSLSNTEDDTGIVPLNLSKKADTNTGPTHEHAYKTTPKTESQNFLELQDMPLNLSVKDSCNTVSLKPSFHSPSHDNGAATSPNTENETSGADACNPKNPVNGACDKSSFTAHHNEAQDLRIIDSCDEQKQTAAVALCQLAAYSPSKARMDNEGQSPQDDNASCTEPTLNSSDTQDTQCNQKVKGQKRTNQKESAKSQQGTKRVRPNDCSRVFTLRKRTRIS comes from the exons atgagtctGCTCAAAGAACGTAAACCAAAGAAGCCTCATTATATCCCAAGACCACCAGGAAAGCCATTTAAGTACAAGTGCTTTCAGTGCCCCTTCACTTGCAATGAGAAATCCCATCTTTTCAACCACATGAAGTATGGCCTCTGCAAGAACTCAATTACTTTAGTATCGGAGCAGGATCGCGTTATCAAGTGTCCAAAGACCAGTTCTTTGGAGCCCAAACAGATCAATCAGCTTGAATCTACAGTCAAGCCAACTTCTTCCAAATCTGTCACAAACGGACTGTCAAATCTCGATTCAAAGCCTCAATATCCTTTTGCAAAAGAAGATGCCAAGGAAAATGTTGAATTACAAAACCAGGCAACAAGCACAGCGATTCAAGGACAAAAACCTGTGATGCAGAAGGAATTAAACCCTGCCAGCACTACAGCAGAAAGCGCCATCAGCATGCAGCCTCTTTTGGACAGCATCGTGAGGCCCTCGGCTTTCGTTCCTGTAGGAGAACACAGAGATAGTAAAGGCCCAGAAACTAGTGAAGTATCTGACATTGTATCACTCTCTAACAAAAGTTCACCTTTTCACACCAAGTCTGCGTTCCATGCACCAAGTCACCCATGGAAAGCAGgttctcctttcctcccagaGTTTCCACATAAAGTTGCTCCTACAAAAGGCTTTGGTTCCATTTCACCTTACATGCAACCAATGATTCCTGACTACTCGCCCCATTTTTATGAGCATAGGCTGGCTATCTACACACCTTACTTGCTTCCAGGTAATTCAGAGTGTGAAAGCTCTGCTCTGTCTGTCTATGGCACACAAGATCAAAGACACTTTCTTCCCCACCCTGGCCCGCTTCCAAAACCCATAAATCCATCAGCGTATGAACACTATCGATTGTTCCAACAATATCATTCCACTCCTCCGATACCATATGGATTTTGTAGGCCAACAGATCCTTTTTACAGATTTTCACATGTAGCTGGTATTAACAGAGATCAAAATTCTCATCTAATGGAAGAAACTACCTTGCTGTATCCAGCTTCTTTAAGCCCATCCCAACAATACCCTCTAAGTTCACATAAAAAACAAGCAgattatgaaaaagaaatgacatTATTGCATGCCAAAAGTCATTCCAAAGATGACCAAAATGAAAGAGAGAATGCTAAAATGAGCCCTCTCGCAGGAAGCGCGGCAACAGGCTCCCCTGGCAGACCCAGCCCAACCAACTTCACCCAGACAAGCCATGCATGCGAAGGCTTATTTGACCTCTCTAACAAGTCATCTTCCACGTCGCTTGGCAAGTATGATCAACCAGAAGAAAACTTCACAGCTTTTAAACCTGTGAGAAAAAGCACTGATCAACCAACTCCGCTTCAAAGTGTGCAGACACAGCAAGACAGAGGAGATTCACCTACCag cattaaCGTCACTGATGAAGATTCACACACACAGAACGAAAGCCATAACAATGAAGGTTCACTGTCCAACACAGAAGACGACACAGGGATAGTTCCCCTTAATCTTTCAAAAAAGGCTGATACAAACACAGGACCTACACATGAGCATGCATACAAAACGACACCCAAAACAGAAAGTCAGAACTTCCTGGAATTGCAAGACATGCCTCTGAACCTCTCGGTAAAAGATTCCTGTAACACAGTAAGCCTAAAACCATCATTCCACAGTCCATCTCATGATAATGGTGCTGCTACTTCTCCAAACACCGAAAATGAAACCTCCGGAGCAGATGCATGTAACCCCAAGAACCCTGTTAACGGTGCCTGTGACAAATCTTCTTTCACAGCTCACCATAATGAAGCTCAAGACTTAAGAATAATTGACAGCTGTgatgaacagaaacaaacagcagctgtaGCCCTCTGTCAGCTAGCTGCGTACAGCCCAAGCAAAGCTAGAATGGACAACGAAGGGCAGAGTCCTCAGGACGATAATGCTTCGTGTACAGAACCTACTCTTAATTCTTCTGATACTCAGGATACTCAGTGCAATCAAAAagtaaaaggacaaaaaaggaCAAATCAGAAAGAATCAGCAAAATCACAGCAAGGTACTAAAAGAGTAAGGCCAAATGACTGTAGCAGAGTCTTCACTTTAAGGAAGAGAACAAGAATATCTTAA